Genomic window (Leptotrichia sp. oral taxon 212):
CTGTCCACTCTCGGAGGTGTCGCAGTCTGATATCTGTCAAGTTCAAATCCATATTTTATAAGATTGTCAGGCAGTTCATCACTTGAAGGTTCTCCCTGCCTTCCTGCAGAATATTTTACATCTCCCATTATAAACTGTCCCTTTAAAAATGTACCTGTACATAGTACGACAGCCTTTGCAGCGTATTTTACTCCAAGATTGTCTATTAAACCTTTTACACTTCCGTTTTCAACAATAAGATCATTTACAATTCCCTGTACCAGATAAAGATTTTCTTCATTTTCCACTATTTCCCTCATTTTTACCCTGTACCAGTATTTGTCAGCCTGTGCTCTTGTTATTCTTGAAGCCAGTCCCTTTGTATGATTCAGATTTTTCAGCTGAAGGTTGTAGCTGTCTATATGTCTTGCCATTTCTCCACCAAGCATTCCAAGCTCTGATACAAGATGGCTTTTTCCCGGTCCTCCTACTGAAGGATTACAGGACATCATGGCAATACTGTCTAAATATATTGTAAACAGTGCCGTTTTCAGTCCCATTCTTGCTGATGCAAGAGCGGCTTCCACTCCTGCATGTCCTGCCCCTACAACAATTATATCATAATTTCTATTCATTTCCTGTTATCCCTTTCATTTCCCTTTATTCCAGATTATCTCTTTTTCCTCTTAAAGAAATATCTGAAGTTTCTCGTGTTATCCTTTACTGCAACATAAATTTTATGTCTGTTTATATAACCGTAAAGTTTGTCATATACTTCATTATAAGTTTTTTTATAAAGCTCGGAATAATATTTTGAAAATATTTCAACATATTCCCTATCTTCAAGCATTCTAGATACATTCTTCATTCTTGCATTAAAATCAAGCTTCTTACGGAATTTCATTCTGTTCAGATCTATCAGATAAAACCCATATTTTTCAGAATCTTCTTTACGTATAAGAACATTTCCAGGTGAATAGTCATCAAATTCAACACCCTTTTCATGCAGATTAAAAGTAAAAGCGGCAAACTGTCCTATTATTTTTTCCCTGTCCCTGTCCAGTATTTCCTTCACTTCAGGTTTTAATTTTTCACGCCATAAAAGCTCCCTGCACGTAAACTGGTATTTCAAATCTTCACTTATATAAAAAGTTCTTTTTTCTTCCGCAGCTTCATCATAATATTCATCAAAATATGCTATAGGTTCAGGTGTATTTACTCCAAGTTCCACAAGTCTTCTTCCATACAGATATGACCTTTTTCCTTTCGATCCCTTAAAATATTTGTATATAAGCTGTATAAACGGACTTTTTTTACTGAAGCATTTTACATTTATTTCCTTTTCTTTTCCGTTATGTTCTATTTTAAATCTTTTTATCCTGTTTCTTTCTTCATTTACTGATTCTCCTGAATTATCAAAGTTTCTTAAAACTTCCAGAAGAACTTCCCTGTCATAACCTTCCGTTATTTCATAATTAGTTTTTTCAGACATACAATCCTCTTTATTTTTCTTTATAAAATTCAATTCATAGATTTTATCATAATTTTCCTATTTTATCAAACATAATCAGTAATTTGAATACACTAACCGGATTATTTACCGTTGCTTTTAATGTATTTTTCCTTTGCCTTTTTTATCCTTTTCTTTGCATCCTTCAGAAGCTCCTTGTCATTTACATATTTTTCAGATTTATCTATAAATTCAAGCGCCTCATCAAACTTGTTCCGCATTTCGGCAACATATGCGGAATTAAAATAATGTAAAGGATTTTCAGGTTCC
Coding sequences:
- a CDS encoding lipopolysaccharide kinase InaA family protein codes for the protein MSEKTNYEITEGYDREVLLEVLRNFDNSGESVNEERNRIKRFKIEHNGKEKEINVKCFSKKSPFIQLIYKYFKGSKGKRSYLYGRRLVELGVNTPEPIAYFDEYYDEAAEEKRTFYISEDLKYQFTCRELLWREKLKPEVKEILDRDREKIIGQFAAFTFNLHEKGVEFDDYSPGNVLIRKEDSEKYGFYLIDLNRMKFRKKLDFNARMKNVSRMLEDREYVEIFSKYYSELYKKTYNEVYDKLYGYINRHKIYVAVKDNTRNFRYFFKRKKR